One segment of Meriones unguiculatus strain TT.TT164.6M chromosome X, Bangor_MerUng_6.1, whole genome shotgun sequence DNA contains the following:
- the Znf157 gene encoding LOW QUALITY PROTEIN: zinc finger protein 157 (The sequence of the model RefSeq protein was modified relative to this genomic sequence to represent the inferred CDS: deleted 3 bases in 2 codons; substituted 6 bases at 6 genomic stop codons) — protein MPANEKSPQRFPALNPEEPGRFIEGSGSFQDVAVYFTXQEWHRLNPTQRNMYKDVMLENYSHLAFVGKDNLCMVKANMIFKLEXGELWRPTQEPSVHAYSRPLLLLCGKSSLVLENNIFLHQSIQTLNKNVDCNRCREDFHEKTGFVRHKRTHTRDKSFECHECGKVYCRKSNLVEHLRTHTGERTXECGECSKTFSAPAFLIAHQKTHTGERPFECHECRKSFGRKSQLILHCRTHTGERPYECTECGKTFSEKVTLTIHQRIHTGERSHKCNECGKTFCVKISLTQHLKIHRGAKPYECGDCRKNLRAKXSLNQHRRIHIGEKPYECGECGKFVRMKMTLSNHQRTHTGEKLYHCKECGKALQVHSSLEIHQTIRTGKKPHECNECRNAFYVKSRLIENQRMHSGEKPYECSDYGKLFSMKKSLRQHKRTHIDEKPYDCSECGNAFYVKVSLTKHQRIHTEXRPFECLECGKGFCQKTHLTEHRKTHLGXSLLCALEKAEAPPHNGSSP, from the exons ATGCCAGCGAAtgagaaatcaccccagagattTCCTGCCTTGAATCCAGAAGAACCTGGTAGATTTATTGAG GGATCTGGGTCATTCCAAGATGTGGCTGTGTATTTTACCTGACAGGAGTGGCACAGGCTGAACCCTACCCAGAGGAATATGTACAAggatgtgatgctggagaactACAGCCACCTGGCATTTGTGGGTAAAGATAA CCTCTGCATGGTCAAAGCAAACATGATCTTCAAGTTGGAGTAGGGAGAACTCTGGAGGCCAACCCAA GAACCCTCAGTCCATGCTTACTCAA GACCTCTGTTATTGCTATGTGGCAAAAGCTCCCTTGTGCTGGAGAACAACATTTTCCTGCATCAAAGCAttcaaactttaaataaaaatgttgattGTAACCGATGCAGGGAAGACTTCCATGAA AAAACAGGCTTTGTTCGACATAAAAGGACTCATACCAGAGATAAAAGCTTTGAATGTCATGAATGTGGAAAAGTATATTGCAGGAAATCTAACCTTGTTGAACATTTGAGAACACATACAGGGGAGAGGACCTAAGAGTGTGGTGAATGTTCGAAGACCTTCAGTGCACCGGCATTCCTCATTGCACATCAGAAAACTCACACAGGAGAGAGGCCTTTTGAATGTCATGAATGTAGAAAATCTTTTGGCAGAAAGTCACAACTCATTCTACATTGCAGAACACATACAGGAGAAAGGCCCTATGAATGTACTGAATGTGGGAAAACCTTTTCTGAGAAGGTAACCCTCACGATCCACCAGAGGATTCACACTGGTGAGAGATCTCAtaaatgtaatgaatgtggtaagaCATTTTGTGTCAAAATATCTCTCACTCAACACCTGAAAATTCACAGAGGGgcaaaaccctatgaatgtgggGACTGT AGGAAAAACTTACGTGCAAAGTAATCTTTAAACCAACATCGAAGAATTCACATAGGTGAGAAACCCTATGAGTGTGGAGAATGTGGGAAATTCGTCCGAATGAAAATGACTCTCAGTAATCATCAGAGAACCCACACAGGTGAAAAACTGTATCATTGTAAGGAATGTGGGAAAGCTTTGCAGGTGCACTCATCTCTGGAAATCCATCAGACAATACGTACCGGAAAGAAGCCCCATGAATGTAATGAATGTAGAAATGCTTTCTATGTGAAATCCCGTCTCATTGAGAATCAGCGTATGCATtcaggagagaaaccttatgaatgtagtGACTATGGGAAGCTCTTTAGCATGAAGAAATCCCTTCGTCAACACAAGAGAACTCACATTGATGAGAAGCCTTATGACTGTAGTGAGTGTGGAAATGCCTTTTATGTGAAAGTGAGTCTCACTAAACATCAGCGAATTCATACAGAATAAAGGCCCTTTGAATGCTTGGAATGTGGAAAGGGCTTCTGTCAGAAAACCCACCTCACAGAACACCGGAAAACTCACTTGGGCTGATCCTTGCTTTGTGCATTGGAGAAAGCTGAAGCTCCTCCCCACAATGGGTCAAGTCCCTAA